Proteins from a genomic interval of Daphnia pulex isolate KAP4 chromosome 4, ASM2113471v1:
- the LOC124192327 gene encoding cytochrome b5-like, producing the protein MAEKIITLEEVGKHKDSKSGVWITIHGHVYNVTKFLEEHPGGEEVLMEQAGKDATEPFEDVGHSTDARDLLKEYLIGSLPENEAKKVNEKNPANWAKKDEETKSASWASWLIPMSLAFVASMGYRFYNSNQGN; encoded by the exons ATGGCTGAAAAAATCATTACATTGGAAGAAGTTGGTAAGCACAAAGATTCCAAATCAGGTGTGTGGATAACCATCCATGGCCATGTGTATAATGTCACCAAGTTTCTTGAAGAA CATCCAGGTGGTGAAGAAGTTCTGATGGAGCAAGCTGGGAAAGACGCAACAGAACCATTTGAAGATGTTGGACATTCCACTGATGCCCGGGACCTTTTAAAAGAATACTTAATTGGAAGTTTACCTGAG AATGAAGCAAAGAAGGTTAATGAGAAGAATCCAGCAAACTGGGCCAAGAAGGACGAAGAAACGAAGTCTGCTTCATGGGCGTCTTGGCTTATTCCAATGTCTCTGGCATTTGTGGCTTCAATGGGCTACAGATTTTATAACTCTAATCAGGGCAACTGA
- the LOC124192320 gene encoding interferon-related developmental regulator 1-like: MPKKGNSSKRSSSSHASAGASSSKSASNQGKPSGRGRAEPLIGSDEDSQHDTASIISSVSENRSVLDEGGEADERTQVEILEDKLKEFIDLTTQKSSQGRVNSFDALCKAFSAKYMPDFVAGRRMTLLDCAERGMKKGRGAEQESAAKLMALLCLQLGSVADSESIYRDYKTYLLSLMADNSASPSARAQVSSTLGLCTFLADCDLAEIVQVMLALECVFSSSLRTPENAVISADVLRLYSAALSAWSLLLTLLPPRHIYDLSQTHIRRLVQLLDSTDVDLRIGSGEAIALIYEGARMFDEDFGFDISTEEEADDNDGIQERDSASRQTTEMDELCTKLRQLATDSHKYRAKKDRKQQRSSFRDILHAIEENEAPDIRVKFGKETLDIDSWGCKHQYDSFCQLLGSGMNLHLAQNDLLREIFNLGSPLLDNASTVVKIKKLERHHMNMAAFKARSLTRGKNRDKRTAVF; this comes from the exons atgcCTAAGAAAGGCAACAGCTCCAAGAGGAGCAGCTCGTCGCACGCCAGTGCGGGAGCTTCGTCGTCCAAATCTGCGAGTAATCAAG GGAAACCATCTGGAAGAGGTAGAGCTGAACCACTGATTGGCTCTGATGAAGACTCACAACATGATACAGCTAGTATTATTAGTTCCGTATCTGAAAATCGCAGTGTTTTAGATGAAG gTGGTGAAGCAGATGAAAGGACACAAGTTGAAATACTGGAAGATAAACTAAAGGAGTTCATTGATTTGACAACTCAAAAGTCTTCGCAGGGACGTGTCAATTCCTTTGATGCTCTTTGCAAAGCATTCAGTGCCAAATACATGCCGGATTTTGTAGCTGGTCGGCGCATGACTCTACTTGATTGTGCAGAGAGGGgtatgaaaaaaggaagaggagCAGAACAAGAATCAGCTGCTAAACTAATGGCTCTATTGTGCCTTCAACTGGGATCTGTTGCTGATAGTGAGTCCATTTATAGAGACTACAAAACTTACCTTCTCTCTTTAATGGCTGATAATAGTGCCAGTCCTTCTGCTCGAGCCCAG GTCAGCTCTACTTTAGGCCTCTGTACTTTTTTGGCTGATTGCGACCTAGCCGAAATTGTTCAAGTCATGCTAGCCCTCGAATGCGTCTTCAGCTCCAGTCTTCGGACTCCTGAAAATGCGGTTATTTCAGCTGATGTTCTTCGTCTCTACTCGGCTGCACTTAGCGCATGGTCTTTGTTGCTGACACTTTTGCCTCCACGTCACATTTATGACCTCAGTCAAAC CCACATTCGACGTCTAGTCCAATTACTCGACTCAACTGATGTTGATCTGCGAATCGGCTCTGGAGAAGCAATTGCCCTTATTTATGAAGGCGCTCGTATGTTCGATGAAGATTTTGGCTTTGACATATCcactgaagaagaagctgatgaTAATGATGGCATTCAGGAAAGAGATTCTGCTTCACGACAAACTACTGAAATGGATGAATTATGTACCAAACTACGCCAGTTGGCTACCGATTCTCATAAATATAGAGCAAAGAAAGATCGAAAACAACAACGCTCTAGTTTTCGTGACATTCTACACGCTATTGAG GAAAATGAGGCGCCTGACATCCGGGTTAAATTTGGCAAGGAAACCCTTGACATAGATTCGTGGGGTTGTAAACACCAATATGATTCCTTCTGCCAG CTACTTGGATCAGGAATGAACTTGCATTTGGCGCAGAACGATTTGCTTCGAGAGATTTTCAATTTAGGAAGCCCATTATTGGACAACGCTTCCACTGTCGTGAAGATCAAGAAACTTGAGCGTCATCATATGAATATGGCGGCTTTCAAAGCTCGTTCGCTTACTCGTGGGAAAAATCGCGACAAGCGAACAGCTGTTTTTTAG
- the LOC124192324 gene encoding transcription factor AP-1-like, whose translation MDTAFFDDGRSYVSSSNNKEEVRKRLTLDLNSPRLKKPRFDVLLSSPDLNMLKLPSPELEKLIMQQNGLLSATPTPGGFVYPTPTSTGNTNSSSSSNNNNNPRAVTRDQEMYVRGFDDALAELHQQAGAQQQQQQQVQILSGGQQQPNHHSLLETGSSISSNNAQAAAPFAAAAARPPTSLSPYPNTAMHQIPVKEEPRCGTSLSSSPPMSPIDMEDQERIKLERKRQRNRIAASKCRRRKLERIAKLEDKVKILKNDNSELGTVVVKLRQQVCGLKEQVMEHINCGCQIMLTNQF comes from the exons ATGGATACGGCCTTCTTCGATGACGGACGTTCTTACGTCTCGTCCAGTAATAATAAGGAAGAAGTACGCAAACGACTGACCCTAGATCTGAATAGTCCACGTCTGAAAAAACCCCGATTCGACGTGCTTCTCTCATCTCCCGACCTGAACATGCTGAAACTGCCTTCCCCAGAGCTGGAAAAATTGATTATGCAGCAAAATGGACTCTTATCAGCCACACCGACGCCCGGCGGTTTTGTCTACCCCACACCTACCAGCACCGGTAataccaacagcagcagtagtagtaataataataacaacccACGCGCCGTTACGCGCGACCAAGAAATGTACGTGAGGGGATTCGACGATGCCTTGGCCGAGCTACACCAACAAGCTGGagctcaacaacagcaacagcagcaagtcCAGATCTTGTCTGGTGGCCAGCAACAACCAAACCACCATTCGCTTTTAGAAACCGGTTCCAgtatcagcagcaacaacgcCCAGGCTGCTGCGCCCTTCGCTGCAGCCGCCGCCCGACCACCCACCTCCCTCTCGCCCTATCCCAACACTGCCATGCATCAG aTTCCTGTGAAGGAGGAGCCTCGGTGTGGAACATCTCTCAGTAGCTCCCCTCCCATGTCTCCCATTGATATGGAAGAccaagaaagaataaaattagaaagaaaaagacaaaggaACAGAATTGCTGCCTCTAAGTGTCGTAGAAGGAAGCTGGAGAGAATCGCCAAATTAGAAGATAAAgtgaaaatattaaagaatGATAATAGTGAACTGGGCACCGTTGTGGTTAAATTGAGACAGCAAGTGTGTGGTCTCAAAGAACAGGTCATGGAACACATAAACTGTGGCTGTCAAATTATGCTTACAAATCAGTTCTAA
- the LOC124192323 gene encoding 26S proteasome non-ATPase regulatory subunit 6-like produces MPAENLEHEGLAKNPNLELAQYKFYLTLDQHKNDASVKQKLMEAICSDDMAPFYEEVCKDLNWPVDPILLSGMKERNEAKLKELDAAIEDAEQNLGEMEVRESNLKKAEFLCRIGNKDAALFAFRKTYDKTVSLGHRLDIIFHNIRIGLFYVDHDLVTRNIDRAKSLIEEGGDWDRRNRLKVYQGLYCMVIRDFKAASGFFLDTVSTFTSYELMEYSTFVRYTVYMGMIALPRNQLRDKIVRGSEILEVLHSLPDVKDYLFSMYNCHYADFFVNLAKVEQIMREDRYLAAHYRFYVREMRIQGYTQLLESYRSLTLTYMAQAFGVSEEYIDKELARFIAAGRLHCRIDKVGGIVETNRPDSKNYQYQSTIKQGDVLLNRVQKLSRVINI; encoded by the exons ATGCCAGCTGAAAATTTGGAACATGAAGGCCTTGCCAAGAACCCTAACCTAGAGCTTGCTCAATACAAGTTCTACTTGACACTAGATCAGCATAAGAATGATGCTTCTGTTAAACAAAAGCTTATGGAAGCAATCTGTTCTGATG ATATGGCACCATTTTACGAAGAAGTCTGCAAAGATTTAAACTGGCCTGTTGATCCTATCCTGCTAAGcggaatgaaagaaagaaatgaagcTAAACTTAAAGAATTAGATGCTGCTATTGAAGATGCTGAACAAAACCTTGGCGAAATGGAAGTTAGAGAGTCTAATTTAAAGAAAGCTGAATTTCTCTGCCGAATAGGAAACAAAGATGCAGCTCTCTTTGCTTTCCGCAAAACTTATGACAAAACAGTCTCTCTTGGCCATAGATTGGATATCATTTTTCACAACATCAGGATTGGATTATTCTATGTGGATCATGACTTAGTAACCAGGAATATAGATCGTGCAAAGTCGCTTATTGAAGAAGGAGGAGATTGGGACAGACGCAATCGACTAAAGGTCTATCAAGGGCTGTATTGTATGGTCATCAGAGATTTCAAAGCTGCgtctggtttctttttggatACTGTCTCAACCTTCACTTCTTATGAGCTCATGGAATATTCAACCTTTGTTCGCTACACAGTCTACATGGGAATGATTGCTTTGCCCAGAAATCAACTACGTGATAAG ATTGTTAGAGGCTCGGAAATCTTAGAAGTTCTTCACAGTCTTCCTGATGTCAAGGACTATTTGTTCTCGATGTACAACTGTCATTACGCCGATTTTTTCGTTAACTTGGCCAAAGTGGAACAGATTATGAGAGAAGACCGTTACCTTGCCGCTCATTACCGATTCTATGTCAGAGAGATGCGGATTCAAGGCTACACTCAACTTCTCGAATCATATCGTAGCCTTACCTTAACTTACATGGCACAAGCTTTCGGAGTTTCCGAAGAATATATCGACaa GGAACTTGCCCGTTTCATTGCTGCTGGTCGGCTGCACTGCCGAATCGACAAAGTGGGTGGGATTGTCGAAACCAACCGTCCCGATTCGAAAAACTACCAATACCAGTCTACTATTAAACAAGGAGATGTGTTGCTTAACCGCGTCCAGAAACTTTCGCGCGTTATCAATATTTGA
- the LOC124192121 gene encoding DNA polymerase alpha subunit B-like — protein MELDHSNLLNEFEDFGLTPNLKVLIKCSELLKKYDITADTLVNHWIGFAATKLNNEAPSLENLGAFENDLSKELSAKTKIKSEPLSESPVIHNITTINQLAEDDELLVGYGTPARKSSVGAKRTSGLEGTPQNKRLAGLGQAYPVHSPSVFSPSTPGTSSKFSTRNNSGEVVAKYPADAVLDWTRTNERWQPKIQLHGTVETKLTTKYNYMFSRMRDKFDILEEQINVIGDLIKGKLGIEEFESNNVLKSDAFQTIGRICCDATSGSRLNTASLLLEGTRMISSGQSVPLDVSQLKEFSFFPGQVVAVEGSNPTGKKMVVTSITTPPINPVFKTDVSLEGPLNVMVACGPFTLSDDLEFAPLVEFIQQINTILPHLVIIMGPFLDVKNKKVESGELDHTYQEQFEIVMKELQTKISNHVQVCVIPSWRDVHYRAVYPTPPFQQENKLPNFHFFSDPCVLNVEGVFIALTSTDILFHLSKEEISVAPPGSDRMGRLVSHLFSQQSFYPLNPPAEEMSVDMEHADDYCKLTFTPHLLVVPSDLRFFIKNVNGCVVINSERAVKGISGGTYSRLQITGEGSSVQVKAEVVRI, from the exons ATGGAGTTGGATCACAGCAACTTGTTGAATGAGTTTGAAGATTTTGGTTTAACACCCAATCTCAAAGTCTTGATTAAAT GTTCAGAGCTGTTGAAAAAGTACGATATCACTGCTGATACCCTAGTCAATCACTGGATTGGTTTTGCTGccacaaaattaaataatgaagCTCCTTCGCTGGAAAATTTGGGGGCATTTGAAAATGACCTCTCCAAAGAACTATCCgccaaaaccaaaattaaaagtgAACCTCTGAGCGAGTCTCCAGTCATTCAcaacatcaccaccatcaaTCAGTT AGCTGAAGATGATGAGCTTCTAGTAGGCTATGGAACACCTGCCAGGAAG TCGTCGGTGGGAGCCAAAAGGACAAGCGGATTGGAAGGAACCCCGCAGAACAAGCGTCTAGCAGGGTTGGGTCAGGCGTACCCTGTGCACAGTCCCTCTGTATTCTCTCCTTCCAC GCCTGGCACATCCAGCAAGTTTTCGACACGTAACAACTCTGGTGAGGTTGTTGCCAAGTATCCAGCTGACGCGGTCCTCGACTGGACAAGAACCAACGAAAGATGGCAACCGAAAATTCAACTTCATGGCACGGTCGAAACGAAATTAACCACCAAATATAATTACATGTTCAGTCGAATGAGAGATAAGTTCGACATTTTAGAAGAACAGATCAATGTTATTGGAGATTTAATTAAAGGAAAACTTGGAATCGAAGAATTCGAATCCAACAATGTTCTCAAATCG gATGCTTTCCAAACGATCGGCCGAATCTGTTGTGATGCGACCAGCGGCTCTCGATTGAATACAGCTTCATTATTGCTTGAAGGAACCCGAATGATATCTTCCGGGCAGAGTGTTCCGCTTGATGTCTCGCAGCTCaaggagttttctttttttccgggtCAAGTAGTAGCTGTTGAGGGTAGTAATCCGACTGGAAAAAAGATGGTAGTTACTTCTATAACCACTCCACCAATAAATCCTGTCTTCAAAACCGACGTTTCATTGGAAG GTCCCCTAAATGTGATGGTAGCGTGTGGGCCCTTCACGCTATCCGACGATTTGGAATTTGCGCCACTTGTTGAATTCATCCAGCAGATTAACACAATCCTTCCGCACTTGGTTATCATTATGGGACCATTTTTAGAtgtcaagaacaaaaaagtggAGAGTGGAGAACTTGATCATACCTACCAAGAACAATTTGAAATAGTCATGAAAGAACTTCAGACAAAGATCTCAAa tcatGTACAGGTTTGTGTCATTCCGTCGTGGAGAGATGTTCACTACAGGGCAGTCTATCCGACTCCCCCATTTCAGCAAGAGAATAAATTACCGAATTTCCACTTTTTCTCAGACCCATGTGTCTTGAATGTAGAAGGTGTTTTTATCGCCTTGACTTCAACTGATATTCTCTTTCATCTtagcaaagaagaaatttcgGT TGCACCACCTGGTTCCGATAGGATGGGCCGACTGGTCTCCCACCTATTCAGCCAACAGTCTTTTTATCCTTTGAATCCACCAGCCGAAGAAATGAGTGTCGATATGGAACATGCTGATGATTACTGCAAGCTAACATTCACACCACATTTATTGGTGGTTCCCTCTGATCTACGCTTTTTTATCAAG AATGTCAACGGTTGCGTAGTAATCAACTCGGAAAGAGCAGTCAAAGGTATTTCTGGTGGAACTTATTCTCGACTCCAGATCACTGGTGAAGGCTCGTCTGTTCAAGTTAAGGCCGAAGTTGTTCGAATCTAA
- the LOC124192119 gene encoding PHD finger protein 10-like, which translates to MEVDDEMLPQDEVEDATAAEHEQSFEEINEEDQTLEDSQLDDNEVSQDLSLASQSSHECANDSSVAYSNILDRSTASNTPGADEEENLDGAVGGRRKYKRKVYDLNATREKLPRRAKDIPFEADPDFVKVPPPAQQSRGRGRGRGRKKLPVPELLDTSAQSVGENIEPVFNTPTRGRGRPSTSTGRGRGRGRTPKTPRGAARPRLPKFQVLEEDTRMSVENSFSGSATFSSPVQSANESPWKALSTSSAKKKLGTREIFDASSQTPITAAQLVEYAWPCEDTNAELWMVQEQVVNYLSIKGNFKRKYPDMKRRAVEMVERDWLRERNVVSETQANLGLTALLSCEVLDLFFNFFPEKYEEYLAAQSEKKEQAYKSKTKGTTPVATPAAPAEKKSFDPRQRAIKAAAKWNVMFNKERVEERLHCLDLQTFTVQIPRRAAALKPVNAPSDPYPVAVIPGQFSSFFKTYSPYQLNCLPIGTVMRGPLVGQPDISQRRKRRPTNGSSTRADSAAASQTESDDSSSSSDDSSSDSSDDDTSSSSEDDDDDSDDEDRPQYLGQPGMCKICRGDRRRNKTGHPEPLVRCAKCQADGHLTCWNLDISMMPQVAAYSWECNDCKTCDQCHDPADEEKMLFCDFCDRGYHTYCVGLRSIPEGRWNCPFRSCTDKAQAKLRKK; encoded by the exons ATGGaagttgatgatgaaatgCTTCCTCAAGATGAGGTTGAAGATGCAACAGCAGCGGAACATGAACAaagttttgaagaaataaatgaagaagatcAAACCTTAGAAGACAGTCAACTAGATGACAATGAGGTGTCACAAGACCTCTCTCTAGCCAGCCAAAGTTCACATGAATGTGCAAATGATTCAAGTGTTGCATATTCAAATATATTAGACAGGTCCACAGCCTCGAACACTCCAGGagcagatgaagaagaaaatcttgaTGGTGCTGTGGGTGGTAGACGGAAATACAAACGAAAAGTTTATGATTTAAATGCCACCAGAGAAAAGCTCCCACGTCGTGCCAAAGATATTCCATTTGAAGCTGATCCAGATTTTGTTAAAGTACCCCCACCAGCTCAGCAAAGCAGAGGGAGAGGCAGAGGTCGTGGTCGAAAAAAACTACCGGTTCCCGAGTTGCTTGACACCAGTGCACAATCAGTTGGAGAGAATATTGAGCCTGTATTCAACACTCCGACAAGGGGACGCGGTCGTCCGTCTACCTCTACCGGTAGAGGACGTGGACGTGGACGAACTCCCAAAACTCCACGTGGGGCTGCCCGACCAAGACTCCCAAAGTTCCAAGTTTTAGAAGAAGATACTAGAATGAGTGTAGAAAACTCTTTTAGTGGATCAGCAACGTTCAGTTCTCCCGTTCAGAGTGCAAATGAATCTCCGTGGAAAGCATTGAGTACCTCAAgcgcaaaaaagaaactgggcaCTCGTGAAATCTTTGATGCCAGTTCGCAAACACCAATTACCGCTGCACAACTAGTGGAATACGCTTGGCCGTGTGAGGATACGAATGCCGAACTGTGGATGGTCCAAGAGCAAGTAGTTAACTATTTGTCAATTAaaggaaatttcaaaagaaaatatccagatATGAAGCGTCGAGCAGTGGAAATGGTGGAACGGGATTGGCTTCGGGAACGAAACGTAGTTAGTGAAACGCAAGCTAATCTCGGACTTACTGCATTGTTGAGTTGTGAGGTGCTTGatctctttttcaactttttccctGAAAAATACGAAGAATATTTAGCTGCTCAAAGCGAAAAGAAGGAACAAGCTTACAAGTCAAAGACGAAAGGAACTACTCCAGTGGCCACTCCGGCTGCACCAGCCGAGAAAAAGTCATTCGATCCACGTCAGCGGGCTATAAAAGCTGCGGCTAAGTGGAATGTTATGTTCAACAAGGAGCGTGTTGAAGAACGATTGCATTGTCTCGACTTACAGACCTTTACAGTTCAAATTCCAAGGAGGGCGGCTGCGCTCAAGCCAGTCAATGCTCCTTCGGATCCTTATCCAGTAGCAGTGATTCCTGGGcaattttcctctttctttaaGACTTATAGCCCTTACCAGCTCAATTGTTTACCAATTGGTACAGTTATGAGAGGACCACTGGTTGGTCAGCCAGACATTTCTCAGAGGCGGAAAAGGCGGCCGACGAACGGGTCTTCCACCAGAGCCGATTCCGCTGCTGCAAGTCAGACGGAATCAGATGATTCTAGTTCCTCGTCAGATGATTCCAG CTCTGATTCCAGTGACGATGATACCTCAAGTTCCAGcgaagatgatgacgacgattcAGACGATGAAGATCGCCCTCAGTACCTTGGGCAGCCCGGCATGTGTAAAATTTGTCGAGGTGATAGACGGCGGAACAAAACAGGACATCCCGAGCCTCTCGTCCGTTGCGCCAAATGCCAAGCTGATG GTCATTTAACTTGCTGGAATTTGGACATAAGTATGATGCCTCAAGTAGCCGCCTATTCGTGGGAATGTAACG ATTGCAAGACTTGCGATCAATGCCATGATCCAGCTGACgaagagaaaatgttgttctgCGATTTTTGTGATCGAGGATATCACACATATTGTGTCGGATTGCGCAGCATACCAGAAGGGCGGTGGAATTGTCCATTTCGTTCCTGTACTGACAAAGCCCAGGCCAAATTAAGGAAAAAGTGA
- the LOC124192120 gene encoding diphthine--ammonia ligase-like, with protein sequence MRTVALISGGKDSCYNILQCIAAGHEIVALANLHPPISSNESKISTLDEMDSYMYQTVGHDAIDLYSEATGLPLYREAIIGTSLQQGSDYTHESHEDEVEDLYRLLSHVKEMEAIEAVSVGAILSNYQRVRVENVCNRLCLTSLSYLWQRDQEELLNEMILSGMNSILIKVAALGLDPKKHLGKSLQECQHDLLKLKAKFGLNVCGEGGEYETLTLDCPLFKKSIVVIESETVPHSKDPFAPVAYLKFPKLSLAHKESTVPSDVEPIRKPEDFCRNELDSYCFDETSQDISSRYVFEKADVVSFIGSSKTNSGIIFVGGIIANSEADLTIMMNTLKGILENHGSCMKALLSVCLYIRDMADYPRINNIYSQYFDLNPPTRVCVQAPITCYAIIEAIATLSIDRKRSMHVQSISHWAPANIGPYSQCVQIGNLLMVSGQIGLIPGSMTLPNPINFLAECRLALRHAARVLSAMDTEISLSHALQVVCFVRSEVHIPVAKATWREYGGDSDQPIAFVVVSNLPRNALVEWQIWAHRTEGSSEKFSAIVSPSKQVGHMYVTKCEDATALICQLLDIPNDVNEWTTLYQRLAQHLGQNHALRIFYKIDQNGYNWEMLRDVIPKSIALTLIPVCGFEPGQAVIVCGIHF encoded by the exons ATGCGCACGGTCGCATTAATAAGTGGAGGGAAAGATAGCTGTTACAATATATTGCAATGTATAGCTGCTGGTCATGAAATTGTGGCACTAGCCAATCTCCATCCACCAATAAGTTCCAATGAATCTAAAATTTCCACACTTGATGAAATGGACAGCTACATGTATCAAACTGTAGGGCATGATGCCATAGACCTTTATTCAGAAGCAACTGGTTTACCACTGTACCGAGAAGCCATCATAGGGACAAGTCTACAACAAGGTTCAGATTACACACATGAAAGTCATGAAGATGAAGTGGAAGATTTATACAGACTTCTTTCCCATGTGAAAGAAATGGAAGCAATTGAAGCTGTTTCTGTTGGTGCCATCTTGTCAAATTATCAAAGAGTGCGAGTAGAAAACGT GTGCAATAGGCTTTGTTTAACATCTCTGAGCTATTTGTGGCAGCGTGATCAAGAAGAGCTTCTAAATGAGATGATTTTGAGTGGAATGAATTCAATTCTCATTAAAGTTGCTGCACTTGGTCTTGATCCTAAAAAACATCTTGGTAAATCACTCCAAGAATGTCAACATGATCTACTCAAACTG AAGGCTAAATTTGGTTTGAATGTATGTGGCGAAGGAGGCGAATACGAAACTTTGACATTAGATTGCccacttttcaaaaaaagtatTGTTGT aatAGAATCGGAAACTGTTCCACATTCTAAGGATCCATTCGCTCCTGTAGCTTATCTAAAGTTCCCCAAGCTCTCACTTGCCCACAAA GAATCCACCGTTCCAAGTGATGTTGAACCGATAAGAAAACCCGAGGATTTCTGCCGAAATGAATTGGATAGCTACTGTTTTGACGAAACATCTCAAGACATTTCTTCTCGTTATGTATTTGAAAAAGCCGATGTGGTTTCATTTATCGGAAGCAGTAAAACCAATTCTGGTATTATCTTCGTCGGGGGAATAATCGCTAATTCAGAAGCTGATTTAACAATCATGATGAATACCCTTAAAG GAATTCTTGAAAACCATGGCTCTTGTATGAAAGCACTATTATCTGTTTGTCTCTATATCAGAGACATGGCAGATTATCCTcgaattaataatatttacagtcaatattttgatttaaatccACCTACGCGAGTTTGCGTCCAAGCTCCTATTACTTGCTACGCAATAATTGAAGCCATAGCCACTTTGTCAATTGATCGCAAGCGTTCAATGCATGTTCAAAGTATATCCCATTGGGCACCGGCTAATATTGGTCCATACAGCCAATGTGTCCAA aTAGGAAATCTTCTTATGGTTTCGGGACAGATCGGTTTGATCCCTGGATCAATGACTTTGCCAAATCCTATCAACTTTCTTGCAGAGTGTCGCCTTGCACTTCGTCATGCTGCTCGTGTTCTCAGCGCAATGGATACGGAAATTTCTCTTAGCCATGCCCTACAA GTCGTGTGCTTTGTGCGTAGTGAGGTTCATATACCTGTAGCTAAAGCGACATGGAGAGAGTATGGTGGTGATTCGGATCAACCAATTGCTTTTGTCGTCGTTAGCAATTTGCCAAGAAATGCATTGGTAGAATGGCAAATTTGGGCTCACCGGACTGAAGGATCAAGCGAAAAATTCTCGGCAATAGTGTCACCATCAAAACAAGTTGGCCATATGTACGTGACCAAATGTGAAGACGCAACAGCTTTAATTTGTCAGTTAT TGGATATTCCTAATGATGTGAATGAATGGACTACTCTTTACCAAAGGCTTGCGCAACACTTGGGTCAAAATCATGCTCTAAGAATCTTTTACAAGATTGATCAAAATGGTTATAATTGGGAAATGTTAAGAGATGTAATTCCGAAATCTATTGCATTAACTTTGATCCCAGTTTGTGGATTTGAACCGGGACAAGCTGTTATTGTTTGTGGCATacacttttga